From a region of the uncultured Desulfatiglans sp. genome:
- a CDS encoding hypothetical protein (Evidence 5 : Unknown function): MNYAISYATDEPDLIVPVSSFLLKLTNQCNFNCDYCYFRHKADQSYTLRPSKMSKDTISHFASSLGDYINEYGLKCTEIIFHGGEPLILGKTYLKDAVHTIRSFIPENCTATFSIQTNASLLNDEIVKTLHEQNVMISASLDGPEKAQNRHRRFSDGKNSFDVVTTNIKKYLLDGKGRDIYSGLLAVIDIQNKPLDVFKFLQQYTINKLDFLLPDGTYDCLPPGITQTNFKFHREYADWLIEIFDYWFEMGVHQPQIRFFENIISLILGGQSEADNIGKQRLFVWTIQTDGEIQDNDVLGIAYENAARFGAGHFIGNRCFQTLLRSTDFKKQRQIYSSTSLNSECAACYWREICGGGVISHRFSSKNGYNNPSIYCGNIRALLEHIRNRVKQHLEIRCDAAHNRTDSTASEQPGSSIPFFQSLIGLWDIPVLVDDEPKFVHLQGQDDLIKKYSSDHAGSVILSPEHTRFWQSIDGEIAKIIKFLVHRLNAITFSSCQGHRLSNGGWTPRYIKILCRQKEEFRYLNGMLKNAANAVDSNNIQVKPVKVSCENEKMDAIEIIFLPQVEDPEIYFSCVDLLCETFLAALNAQVNPRPSQWKIPTDRIHPTISMEQVRATFSDYFCRTFYFSNRTFYVDAIEPLYRNEYLAFRHYAHNSNIAIFNNHAWALPFWIHALRQNYDRPNYFYQIIHMDYHSDLMSPRISFSPTENLFMDFFTGKSVDFDREETLEQAIYSTAIGPGGFILPFFYLYRHLPIRFDHIYPDSGRDLNNTGTEKEIYEPGPHACQISIGGPPILGQCGPTLCLEKDPENNTNLTLSHLNAGRTQYPEILGDVIILDIDLDFFSNKMRGSSEWLNLAGWHPNEEEFERLVDYTRTLLRSIASRSVPVIVTIATSNSFCPPETALRVLEQLEDILHALTFTKTAKGC; the protein is encoded by the coding sequence TTGAACTATGCAATTTCATATGCTACAGATGAACCTGACCTCATCGTTCCAGTTTCATCATTCCTACTTAAGTTAACCAATCAATGCAATTTCAATTGTGATTATTGTTATTTCAGGCACAAAGCTGACCAGTCATACACACTCCGCCCGTCAAAAATGTCCAAGGATACGATCAGCCATTTTGCATCCTCCTTGGGAGATTATATTAATGAATACGGGCTCAAGTGTACCGAAATTATTTTTCATGGCGGCGAACCTCTCATATTGGGAAAAACCTACCTGAAAGACGCGGTTCACACCATAAGATCTTTCATCCCTGAGAATTGCACTGCAACTTTTTCTATTCAAACCAATGCATCATTGCTGAATGATGAAATTGTAAAAACACTTCACGAACAAAATGTAATGATATCGGCCAGTCTTGATGGCCCAGAGAAAGCACAAAATCGGCATAGGCGTTTTAGCGACGGAAAAAATTCCTTCGATGTCGTGACTACAAATATCAAGAAATATTTGCTTGATGGAAAAGGACGGGATATATACAGCGGTCTTCTGGCTGTAATCGACATCCAAAATAAACCGTTGGACGTCTTTAAATTTCTACAGCAGTATACAATTAATAAATTGGATTTTTTGCTGCCAGATGGAACGTATGATTGCTTACCACCAGGAATCACCCAGACCAATTTTAAATTTCACCGTGAATATGCCGATTGGCTGATCGAAATATTTGATTATTGGTTTGAAATGGGCGTTCATCAACCTCAGATCAGATTTTTCGAAAATATCATTTCTCTCATCCTAGGCGGACAAAGTGAAGCAGACAATATCGGAAAACAAAGATTGTTCGTATGGACAATTCAAACAGATGGTGAAATACAGGATAACGACGTCCTCGGAATCGCCTATGAGAACGCCGCACGGTTCGGTGCCGGCCATTTCATTGGAAATCGCTGTTTCCAAACCTTATTGAGATCGACGGATTTCAAAAAGCAGCGCCAGATCTATTCTTCAACCTCGCTAAATTCCGAGTGCGCGGCATGTTACTGGAGAGAAATCTGTGGCGGTGGAGTCATATCACACCGGTTTTCCAGTAAGAATGGTTACAACAACCCAAGTATATATTGCGGTAACATCCGCGCCTTGTTGGAGCATATACGAAATCGAGTAAAACAGCACCTGGAAATAAGATGTGATGCTGCCCATAATCGCACAGATAGCACCGCCTCCGAACAGCCCGGGAGTTCCATCCCGTTTTTCCAATCCTTGATAGGCCTGTGGGATATCCCCGTCCTTGTGGATGATGAACCTAAATTCGTTCATCTGCAGGGGCAAGATGACCTCATCAAAAAATATTCTTCGGACCATGCGGGAAGCGTAATCTTGTCGCCGGAGCACACGCGCTTCTGGCAGTCGATCGACGGTGAAATAGCTAAGATCATAAAATTTCTTGTGCATCGCCTGAATGCCATAACGTTTTCCAGCTGTCAGGGGCATCGGCTTTCTAACGGGGGGTGGACCCCCAGATACATCAAGATTCTCTGTAGGCAAAAGGAAGAATTTAGATATCTTAATGGGATGCTCAAAAATGCCGCCAATGCAGTAGATTCAAACAACATCCAAGTAAAGCCTGTAAAAGTCTCTTGTGAAAATGAGAAAATGGATGCCATTGAGATTATATTCCTACCTCAGGTTGAAGATCCAGAGATCTATTTTTCTTGCGTGGACCTGCTCTGCGAGACATTTCTTGCTGCTCTCAACGCACAAGTGAATCCGCGACCTTCGCAATGGAAAATTCCGACTGATCGAATACATCCAACCATTAGCATGGAGCAGGTACGTGCCACTTTTTCTGATTATTTTTGCCGTACATTTTACTTTTCAAACAGAACATTCTATGTAGATGCAATTGAACCGCTCTACCGTAACGAATACCTGGCTTTCAGACACTATGCCCATAATAGCAATATTGCAATCTTCAACAATCATGCCTGGGCTCTGCCTTTCTGGATACATGCTTTACGTCAGAATTACGACCGGCCTAATTATTTTTATCAAATCATACACATGGACTACCACAGCGATTTGATGTCGCCACGGATATCTTTTTCCCCGACAGAGAATTTGTTCATGGATTTTTTTACCGGGAAGTCCGTCGATTTTGACCGTGAGGAGACACTAGAACAAGCCATATACTCGACTGCTATCGGACCAGGCGGGTTCATCCTGCCTTTTTTCTACCTGTATCGACATCTTCCGATACGGTTCGATCATATTTATCCGGATTCAGGTAGAGACCTAAACAATACTGGAACGGAAAAGGAAATTTATGAACCGGGACCACATGCCTGCCAAATTTCAATTGGCGGTCCGCCCATTTTGGGACAATGCGGGCCGACACTCTGTCTGGAAAAAGACCCAGAGAATAACACCAACCTTACACTCAGTCATTTGAACGCGGGCAGGACGCAGTATCCGGAAATTCTCGGTGACGTCATAATCCTGGACATCGATCTCGATTTTTTCTCTAACAAGATGAGAGGCAGTTCTGAATGGTTGAACCTTGCTGGCTGGCATCCTAATGAAGAAGAATTCGAGAGACTCGTCGATTACACACGCACGCTGCTCCGGAGCATCGCTTCCCGATCCGTTCCCGTGATCGTCACAATCGCAACCTCCAATAGTTTCTGCCCGCCCGAAACTGCCTTGCGCGTATTGGAACAGCTCGAGGACATCCTGCATGCTTTAACATTCACAAAAACTGCGAAAGGCTGCTAG
- a CDS encoding hypothetical protein (Evidence 5 : Unknown function) produces the protein MSICRDKVSNPEMLKQVCLDYSLGN, from the coding sequence ATGAGCATCTGCCGCGACAAAGTTTCCAATCCGGAAATGCTGAAGCAAGTCTGTCTCGATTATTCTCTGGGCAACTGA
- a CDS encoding Transcriptional regulatory protein ZraR (modular protein), whose protein sequence is MEKAGLQGERSVLLVEDDGYCGYFLTEVLRLPGLRVTSAAKGSDILDAAADTALDAVIVHFQDRVEQALVSMRRLAEHNAVTPIIAVSEEADVDVALAVVHAGAFDYLVRPFNNAARVEQALRGAFSRRDELRKQAEAGLGSGAAYGMIGKSRLLMELQRTIRQIGPMQVNVLICGESGTGKELIARAVHQESDRRDGPFVAVNCGAVPEALFESIFFGHEKGAFTGATRRHAGFLEEAQGGTLFLDEVGELTAKGQVALLRFLENQEFTRVGGSAAQKADVRIIAATNRNLDQAVDERRFRADLYYRLNVVYLRAPSLRQRTEDILPLADYFLARFCLKNRLDLIQLSPEAVRLLEAYDWPGNVRELENLMEGLAATLPEGQHLITRKQIFQYSGKIQAALGREDPLSAVHPGDSADSRRSADPYRAGRADYTSRPGGPGPFSIEDSSSSSPAEAGTMEPEPMVQSYREACEAFEARYFKALLEANGGNVAKAARQAGIHPVTLHRKLRKFRDVGK, encoded by the coding sequence ATGGAGAAGGCCGGGCTTCAAGGGGAGCGGAGCGTCCTTCTTGTCGAGGACGACGGGTACTGCGGCTATTTTCTGACCGAGGTCCTCCGGCTGCCGGGTCTGCGCGTGACCTCCGCGGCGAAAGGCTCGGACATCCTGGATGCGGCGGCGGACACGGCCCTGGATGCCGTCATCGTTCATTTTCAAGACCGTGTGGAGCAGGCGCTCGTTTCGATGCGGCGCCTGGCCGAGCACAATGCCGTGACCCCGATCATCGCTGTTTCCGAGGAGGCGGATGTGGACGTGGCCCTGGCGGTGGTGCATGCCGGGGCCTTCGACTATCTCGTGCGCCCTTTCAACAACGCAGCACGGGTGGAGCAGGCCCTGCGGGGGGCCTTTTCGAGGCGCGATGAGCTCCGCAAGCAGGCCGAGGCGGGCCTCGGTAGCGGCGCCGCATACGGCATGATCGGCAAGAGCCGTCTCCTCATGGAGTTGCAGAGGACCATCCGGCAGATCGGCCCGATGCAGGTCAACGTCTTGATATGCGGGGAGAGCGGCACGGGCAAGGAGTTGATCGCGCGCGCCGTCCATCAGGAAAGCGATCGTCGGGATGGGCCGTTCGTAGCGGTAAACTGCGGGGCGGTCCCCGAGGCGCTCTTCGAGAGCATCTTCTTCGGCCACGAGAAGGGCGCCTTCACCGGCGCGACCCGCAGGCATGCCGGGTTCCTGGAAGAGGCGCAGGGCGGGACGCTTTTCCTGGACGAGGTCGGCGAACTTACGGCGAAAGGGCAGGTGGCGCTGCTGAGGTTCCTGGAGAATCAAGAATTTACCCGTGTGGGCGGCTCTGCGGCGCAGAAAGCGGATGTGCGCATCATCGCCGCAACCAACCGGAACCTCGACCAGGCAGTCGATGAGCGGCGGTTCAGGGCGGACCTCTACTACCGCCTGAACGTGGTATACCTGCGCGCGCCGTCGCTGAGGCAGCGGACGGAGGACATCCTGCCGCTGGCCGACTATTTCCTGGCGCGCTTCTGTCTGAAAAACCGGCTGGACCTTATTCAACTCTCGCCCGAGGCGGTGCGGCTTCTCGAGGCCTACGACTGGCCGGGGAACGTGCGCGAACTCGAAAACCTGATGGAGGGCCTGGCGGCCACGCTGCCCGAAGGGCAGCACCTCATTACGCGCAAACAGATCTTCCAATACTCCGGAAAGATCCAGGCGGCCCTCGGTCGAGAGGATCCCCTGTCTGCGGTGCACCCGGGCGATTCTGCCGACAGCAGACGATCGGCTGATCCGTATCGGGCGGGCCGTGCCGACTATACGTCCCGGCCCGGGGGGCCTGGCCCTTTTTCAATCGAAGACTCTTCGTCGAGCAGCCCGGCGGAAGCCGGCACCATGGAGCCGGAACCCATGGTTCAATCCTACCGCGAGGCCTGCGAGGCTTTCGAGGCCCGCTATTTCAAGGCCCTTCTCGAAGCGAACGGCGGGAACGTGGCGAAGGCCGCCCGCCAGGCCGGCATTCACCCCGTCACGCTTCATCGCAAGCTGCGCAAGTTTCGAGACGTCGGCAAATAG
- the apc gene encoding Acetophenone carboxylase delta subunit, which yields MILDMTFTERLKPEPLTEEERVCMEGLDPIDYGVAREKLNMIVEEAKEIFVRSGVSSMLRSGDVSVGLYTARGDMVTAACGSYLYAVCGQPQIKYICHRWKDHPDVGVRPGDIFYANDAVYGGVHNPDQFAFVPIFWNGRLIAWAAAACHQPETGACEPGGMPVNARTRYDEGLKMSPMRIREAFRLREDLLEMMANMVSRTPHMQMIDTRARVMACDRVRLRIEEMAAEKGGGFLVGVFSRILKSTAEAVRRRIAGWVDGTFRSVVFTDHIGVDEGLVKGACTIRKRGDRLSLDFTDTSPQTPGPYNAFKHTMIAHNAMYFYGFPFHDLPLSAGIWESIETIVPKGTCFNAHPEAAVANSVLICSLAMCLVHLTLSKILFASGVRELATGPFGNNGDAYVMAGMNQWGVPFSDMLAYPLNAEGGGARCDADGVDAWGFPWGPWGRGPDVEEEEDDKPHIHLFQKLLRDSCGHGKYRGGAGITVAWAVRGAPRAVYQSIIKSSRVQALQSFFGGYPPPTHPGIQVRGTDVLDKLERGDADLPTDVYQLIEERRIAGTYETTTNLRAAETFEEGDIFVGCSHGGVGYGDVLERDPERVVEDVEREVISDWVARNVYHVVYDPVTKTVDAQETARRREGVRKQRLAQGLPWKVFMEKWSVRRPKDEILKYYGPWPQSRWGGGEIP from the coding sequence GTGATCCTGGACATGACCTTCACCGAGCGGTTGAAGCCGGAACCGCTGACCGAGGAAGAGCGGGTGTGCATGGAGGGCCTCGACCCGATCGATTACGGCGTGGCCCGCGAAAAACTCAATATGATCGTAGAGGAGGCGAAGGAGATCTTCGTGCGGAGCGGCGTCTCCAGCATGCTGCGATCCGGGGATGTGAGCGTCGGGTTGTACACCGCCAGAGGGGACATGGTAACGGCCGCCTGCGGTTCCTACCTCTACGCCGTGTGCGGCCAGCCCCAGATCAAGTACATCTGCCACCGCTGGAAGGACCATCCCGACGTCGGGGTGCGGCCGGGCGATATCTTCTATGCCAACGATGCCGTTTACGGGGGGGTGCACAATCCGGACCAGTTCGCCTTCGTTCCCATCTTCTGGAACGGGCGCCTGATTGCATGGGCGGCCGCCGCGTGCCATCAACCCGAGACTGGAGCCTGCGAGCCGGGTGGGATGCCGGTCAATGCAAGGACGCGTTACGACGAAGGGCTCAAGATGAGCCCCATGCGGATCCGCGAAGCCTTCAGGCTGCGGGAAGACCTCCTGGAGATGATGGCCAATATGGTCTCGCGGACCCCCCACATGCAGATGATCGACACCCGTGCGCGGGTGATGGCGTGTGACCGGGTGCGGCTGAGAATCGAGGAGATGGCGGCCGAAAAGGGCGGCGGCTTTCTGGTCGGGGTCTTTTCGCGGATCCTCAAGAGCACTGCCGAGGCCGTGCGCCGCCGCATCGCCGGTTGGGTGGACGGCACCTTCCGGAGCGTCGTCTTCACAGACCACATCGGGGTGGACGAAGGGCTGGTGAAGGGCGCCTGCACGATCCGAAAACGGGGCGACCGGCTGAGCCTGGATTTTACGGACACCTCCCCGCAGACCCCCGGCCCCTACAATGCCTTCAAGCACACCATGATCGCGCACAACGCCATGTATTTCTATGGGTTCCCGTTTCACGATCTGCCGCTCTCGGCCGGGATCTGGGAGTCGATCGAGACCATTGTCCCCAAAGGCACCTGCTTCAACGCGCACCCGGAGGCCGCAGTGGCGAATTCGGTCCTGATCTGCAGCCTCGCCATGTGCCTGGTGCATTTGACCCTGTCGAAGATCCTGTTTGCATCGGGTGTTCGAGAGTTGGCTACAGGGCCTTTCGGCAACAATGGGGATGCCTATGTGATGGCCGGTATGAACCAGTGGGGGGTGCCTTTCAGCGACATGCTGGCCTATCCGTTGAACGCGGAGGGCGGCGGCGCCCGATGCGATGCCGACGGCGTGGATGCCTGGGGTTTCCCCTGGGGTCCTTGGGGTAGGGGGCCGGACGTCGAAGAGGAGGAGGACGATAAACCGCATATACACCTCTTTCAGAAGCTCCTGCGGGATTCCTGCGGGCACGGTAAATACCGGGGCGGGGCCGGCATCACGGTGGCGTGGGCGGTGCGGGGCGCGCCGCGGGCCGTGTATCAATCCATCATCAAGTCGTCGCGGGTTCAGGCGCTCCAGTCCTTTTTCGGAGGATATCCCCCTCCGACCCACCCGGGGATACAGGTCCGCGGGACCGATGTGCTCGACAAGCTCGAGCGGGGAGATGCCGATCTGCCGACGGATGTCTACCAGTTGATCGAGGAGCGGCGGATAGCGGGGACGTATGAAACGACGACGAACCTGCGCGCGGCGGAGACCTTCGAGGAAGGGGATATCTTTGTCGGCTGTTCCCATGGCGGGGTCGGGTACGGGGATGTCCTGGAGCGGGACCCCGAACGGGTGGTCGAGGACGTGGAGCGGGAGGTGATCTCCGATTGGGTGGCGCGTAATGTCTACCACGTGGTGTATGACCCCGTCACAAAAACGGTCGATGCACAGGAGACGGCCAGGCGGCGGGAGGGCGTCCGGAAACAGCGCCTCGCTCAGGGGCTTCCCTGGAAGGTCTTCATGGAAAAGTGGTCCGTGAGGCGGCCGAAGGACGAGATCCTCAAATATTATGGCCCCTGGCCGCAAAGTCGATGGGGCGGAGGAGAGATACCCTGA
- the apc gene encoding Acetophenone carboxylase gamma subunit, producing MSIDHEQKREEMRPNGSRAPNTIDVDVGGTFTDCFLQMEDRRAYGKSPTTQYDLSVGFVRALADAARQLGLSPSAVLPRTNMIRYSTTLAMNKLIERTGPQIGLIATEGFEDGILIGKGAQWDDGLSKSETRNLAMVRKPTPIVPRERIAGIKERMDHRGEVIRPLDEKDVRRKVHHLVDQGVRGIVVCLLWAHVNGAHEIRVREIIEEEYPEVTLGRIPVMLSHEVQPKKGEYQRAMTAILDAYLHPSVSSDLAAFRRELRQNGYRGPVLMVHNSGGMGEVLKTTAVDTYNGGHIAGIAGSLEIAKLYGLTDVVTTDMGGTSFDVGVIHDGHWHYTEVRPLIDRWMVNLNMVDCRTIGAGGGSIAWTNEAMGGRLEVGPQSAGAMPGPACYNMGGVEPTVTDADVLLGYINPDFFHGGRIRLDGDLARQAIQERVARPLGMDAVEGAAAMRRLVDGFMGNSLFNETVLRGHDPRRFVLFSFGGAGPTHCCGFAGASHIRRLIAFPFSPVFCAFSGSLMDVRHIYELSRRLLVVPQGDETPVLDRGRFNRIVNQLLEKAGQDVRAEGLNPENLQFRLELDMKFIKQLHVRRILSPTLRLGGPPDVFALLDVFLDEYRRFFGPAGVYSQGGVSIESFVLHAVYPLERAAFPRLKDDRSMPPRQARKGARLVYWEAEKGFRKTRLYDGEALRSGNVIEGPAVVEARNTTTVLPKGVELFVDGYMNHRIEWLDGRASPA from the coding sequence ATGTCCATCGACCACGAACAGAAACGGGAAGAGATGCGGCCGAATGGCTCGAGGGCGCCCAATACGATCGACGTCGACGTCGGGGGGACCTTCACCGACTGTTTTCTCCAAATGGAGGACCGGCGCGCTTACGGCAAGTCCCCTACGACCCAGTACGATCTTTCGGTGGGGTTTGTGCGGGCCCTTGCGGACGCAGCGAGGCAGCTCGGCCTGAGCCCATCGGCCGTGTTGCCGAGAACGAACATGATCCGGTATTCCACGACCCTGGCGATGAACAAACTCATCGAGCGGACAGGGCCGCAGATCGGTCTGATTGCGACGGAGGGGTTCGAGGACGGGATCCTGATCGGCAAGGGGGCCCAATGGGACGACGGGCTTTCGAAGTCCGAGACGCGAAACCTCGCGATGGTCAGAAAGCCGACGCCCATCGTCCCGCGGGAGCGCATCGCAGGGATCAAGGAGCGGATGGACCACAGGGGCGAAGTGATCCGTCCGCTCGATGAAAAGGATGTGAGACGGAAGGTCCATCATCTGGTGGACCAGGGAGTCCGGGGGATCGTGGTGTGCCTTCTCTGGGCCCATGTGAACGGCGCGCATGAGATCCGGGTCCGGGAGATCATCGAGGAGGAATATCCGGAGGTTACCCTCGGGCGTATACCCGTCATGCTTTCGCATGAGGTTCAACCCAAGAAGGGTGAGTATCAGCGGGCGATGACGGCCATCCTCGACGCCTACCTTCACCCGTCGGTCTCGAGCGATCTGGCCGCTTTCAGGCGGGAGCTGAGGCAGAACGGCTATCGCGGCCCGGTCCTGATGGTCCACAACTCGGGCGGCATGGGCGAGGTGCTGAAGACCACGGCGGTGGATACGTACAACGGCGGCCATATCGCCGGCATCGCCGGGAGCCTGGAGATCGCGAAGCTCTATGGCCTGACGGATGTCGTCACGACCGACATGGGGGGTACGAGTTTCGATGTGGGCGTCATCCACGACGGGCATTGGCACTACACCGAGGTGCGCCCGCTGATCGACCGTTGGATGGTGAACCTCAATATGGTGGATTGCAGGACCATCGGCGCCGGGGGCGGCTCCATCGCCTGGACCAACGAGGCCATGGGAGGGCGCCTGGAGGTGGGGCCGCAGAGCGCCGGTGCGATGCCCGGGCCGGCCTGCTACAACATGGGCGGCGTGGAACCGACGGTGACGGATGCAGACGTGCTCCTCGGTTATATCAACCCGGATTTTTTCCACGGGGGTCGGATCCGGCTGGACGGCGACCTCGCACGGCAGGCGATTCAGGAGCGCGTCGCACGGCCTCTCGGGATGGACGCGGTGGAGGGCGCCGCGGCGATGCGCCGGCTTGTGGACGGATTCATGGGAAACAGCCTGTTCAATGAAACCGTGCTGCGGGGGCATGATCCGCGGCGTTTCGTGCTGTTCAGCTTCGGGGGTGCGGGGCCGACCCACTGTTGCGGTTTTGCTGGGGCGAGTCATATCCGGCGGCTGATCGCGTTCCCCTTCTCGCCGGTTTTCTGCGCCTTTTCCGGGTCGCTCATGGACGTGCGGCACATCTACGAACTCTCGCGCCGGCTGCTGGTGGTGCCGCAGGGCGACGAGACGCCTGTTCTGGACAGGGGCCGCTTCAACCGCATCGTCAACCAACTGCTGGAAAAGGCCGGGCAAGACGTTCGGGCCGAGGGGTTGAACCCCGAAAACCTTCAGTTCCGTCTGGAACTCGACATGAAGTTTATCAAACAGCTCCATGTCAGGCGGATCCTGAGCCCCACGCTCCGGCTCGGGGGGCCGCCGGATGTCTTTGCGCTCCTGGATGTTTTTCTGGACGAATACCGTCGGTTTTTCGGCCCGGCGGGCGTCTATTCCCAGGGTGGTGTGAGTATCGAAAGTTTTGTACTGCACGCCGTTTACCCTTTGGAACGGGCCGCTTTCCCGCGCTTGAAGGACGATCGGTCCATGCCCCCTCGCCAGGCGCGCAAGGGGGCGCGTCTGGTTTACTGGGAAGCGGAAAAGGGGTTTCGGAAGACTCGCTTATACGATGGAGAGGCGCTTCGCAGCGGCAATGTGATCGAGGGGCCGGCCGTCGTGGAGGCCCGGAATACGACCACGGTTCTTCCGAAAGGGGTGGAGCTTTTTGTGGACGGGTATATGAACCACCGGATCGAGTGGCTCGATGGCCGAGCCTCTCCTGCTTGA
- the apc gene encoding Acetophenone carboxylase beta subunit — protein sequence MKISITEYLDIDLEAEQWCCNRCGRLLGQARDNYKKGCLIFDRDPRSIYPPVTEGAYTFAPDPDWIRIVEFYCPGCGTMIENEFLPPGHPITWDIEIDIDALKRRHRF from the coding sequence ATGAAGATTTCCATTACTGAATATCTGGACATCGATCTCGAGGCCGAGCAATGGTGCTGCAACCGCTGTGGGCGACTGCTGGGCCAGGCCCGGGACAATTACAAAAAGGGGTGCCTGATCTTCGATCGCGACCCCCGTTCGATTTACCCGCCGGTGACAGAGGGGGCTTACACCTTCGCGCCGGACCCCGACTGGATCCGGATCGTCGAATTCTACTGCCCGGGCTGCGGCACCATGATCGAAAACGAATTCCTTCCGCCGGGGCATCCCATAACCTGGGACATCGAAATCGATATCGATGCGTTGAAGCGCCGACACCGCTTTTAG